The Bubalus bubalis isolate 160015118507 breed Murrah chromosome 18, NDDB_SH_1, whole genome shotgun sequence genome contains a region encoding:
- the ZNF276 gene encoding zinc finger protein 276 isoform X3 — MGHCRLCHGKFSSRSLRSISGRAPGESSERPPPGDRVFIRDFQRLLGVAVRQDPALSQFICKNCHAQFYQCHGLLTSFLQRVNVPPTGRRKPCAKVGVQPRMGPAEGACVVDLIASSPQGLRGLVGWVHRHAAGCGALPSLQRTLSSEYCGVIRAMWGCDQGHDYTMDADSSCGALLLDSALGVKWTWDKDSAPRLPQHRGFNPTGAAPQSSQGRAAAAGAETETLPSMDTSRLPSDGDPVGPGPGPPSQPSLPPGGAPGQLGEKQVPSPASDDRVKDEFSDLSEGDFLSEDENDKKQNTQSSDESFEPYPGKKVSGRKSESKEAKKSEEPKIRKKPGPKPGWKGKPRCEREELPTIYKCPHQGCTAVYRGADGMKKHIKEHHEEVRERPCPHPGCNKVFMIDRYLQRHVKLIHTEVRNYICDECGQTFKQRKHLLVHQMRHSGAKPLQCEVCGFQCRQRASLKYHMTKHKAETELDFACDQCGRRFEKAHNLNVHMSMVHPLTQAPEAPPRPAAGQVVKAEPT, encoded by the exons ATGGGGCACTGTCGCCTTTGTCATGGGAAGTTCTCCTCCCGGAGTCTCCGCAGCATCTCCGGCAGGGCACCTGGGGAGAGCTCAGAAAGGCCACCCCCTGGGGACCGTGTTTTCATCCGGGATTTCCAGCGCCTCCTGGGTGTGGCTGTCCGCCAGGACCCAGCTCTGTCCCAGTTTATCTGCAAGAACTGCCATGCCCAGTTCTACCAGTGCCACGGCCTCCTCACATCTTTCCTGCAGCGAGTCAATGTTCCCCCGACAGGCCGCCGGAAGCCTTGTGCAAA GGTCGGTGTCCAGCCACGGATGGGGCCGGCGGAGGGAGCATGTGTGG TGGACCTGATTGCTTCGAGCCCCCAGGGCCTGCGTGGCTTGGTGGGGTGGGTGCACAGACACGCGGCCGGCTGCGGGGCCCTACCTAGCCTCCAGAGGACGCTGTCCTCCGAGTACTGTGGTGTCATCCGGGCCATGTGGGGCTGCGACCAGGGCCATGACTACACCATGGACGCCGACTCCAGCTGCGGGGCCCTCTTGCTGGACAGTGCTTTGGGTGTCAAGTGGACATGGGACAAGGATTCAGCCCCGCGACTCCCCCAGCATCGGGGGTTCAACCCCACCGGGGCTGCCCCTCAGAGCTCCCAAGGCAGAGCAGCTGCGGCTGGGGCTGAAACCGAGACACTCCCCAGCATGGACACAAGCCGGCTTCCTTCAGATGGTGACCCAGTGGGGCCGGGGCCGGGCCCCCCGTCTCAGCCAAGCCTCCCCCCAGGTGGGGCCCCAG GGCAATTGGGTGAGAAGCAGGTTCCATCTCCAGCCTCGGATGATCGGGTAAAAGACGAGTTCAGTGACCTTTCTGAGGG AGATTTCCTGAGTGAAGATGAAAATGACAAGAAGCAGAACACCCAGTCCTCGGATGAGTCCTTTGAGCCGTACCCAGGAAAGAA GGTGTCTGGTAGGAAGAGTGAAAGCAAAGAAGCCAAGAAGTCAGAAGAACCAAAAATCCGAAAGAAACCTGGGCCTAAGCCGGGCTGGAAGGGCAAGCCACGGTGTGAGAG GGAGGAACTGCCCACCATCTACAAGTGTCCGCACCAGGGCTGCACGGCCGTGTACCGCGGGGCCGACGGCATGAAG AAGCATATCAAGGAGCACCACGAGGAGGTCCGGGAGAGGCCCTGCCCACACCCCGGCTGCAACAAGGTGTTCATGATCGACCGCTACCTGCAGCGCCACGTCAAGCTCATCCACACAG AGGTGCGGAACTACATCTGTGATGAGTGTGGACAGACCTTCAAGCAGCGGAAGCACCTCCTGGTCCACCAGATGCGCCACTCGGGAGCCAAGCCTCTGCA GTGTGAGGTCTGCGGGTTCCAGTGCCGGCAGCGGGCATCCCTGAAGTACCACATGACCAAGCACAAGGCTGAGACAGAGCTGGACTTTGCCTGCGACCAGTGTGGCCGGCGGTTTGAGAAGGCACACAACCTCAACGTGCACATGTCCATGGTGCACCCGCTGACGCAGGCCCCGGAGGCCCCGCCCAGGCCCGCAGCAGGGCAGGTGGTGAAGGCTGAGCCCACCTGA